One segment of Candidatus Nitrospira nitrificans DNA contains the following:
- a CDS encoding DNA-binding protein produces the protein MSKDLTTSAIDRQNILNNPYALAEIEKAAGIRGIPFEGKTVVLKEQVAVFFEVTLRTVENYLEQNAEELARNGYEVLTGNRLKILKLAIHELGDPETNFGITAKTVRLGVLDFRAFLNLAMLMTESERAGLLRKAILDIVIDTINRRTGGGTKYINQRDEDFIQSAFIEDNYRQQFTDALKDCVDMGKFKYALYTDKIYVSIFREKAQVYRRVLRLDKRASVRDTFYSEVLDLIAAYECGFGDALVRSFNEMGRKLTSWEVDELFAKFESQAHWEPLIQKARQKMASRDLAFRDALHLQLQEYVTPLKRDEFERFLGEKSKELAERLEEAKDVMKRLKDR, from the coding sequence ATGAGTAAAGACCTGACCACTTCAGCGATAGACCGGCAAAACATTCTGAACAACCCATATGCCCTCGCTGAAATTGAGAAGGCGGCAGGCATTCGCGGAATTCCGTTTGAGGGTAAGACGGTTGTCCTTAAGGAGCAGGTAGCGGTGTTTTTCGAGGTCACACTTCGCACGGTAGAAAATTATTTGGAGCAGAATGCCGAAGAACTGGCCCGAAATGGGTATGAGGTGCTGACGGGTAACCGACTGAAAATATTGAAGTTAGCAATTCATGAGCTGGGTGATCCCGAAACCAATTTCGGGATCACGGCGAAGACGGTCCGGCTGGGAGTGCTTGATTTCCGCGCGTTTCTCAACCTCGCCATGCTCATGACGGAATCCGAGCGAGCCGGTCTGCTGCGCAAGGCCATTCTGGACATCGTCATTGACACCATCAACCGGCGCACCGGCGGCGGCACAAAATACATCAATCAGCGCGACGAAGATTTTATCCAGTCGGCGTTCATCGAGGACAACTACCGCCAGCAGTTCACTGATGCCTTGAAGGATTGTGTGGACATGGGCAAGTTCAAGTATGCCCTCTACACAGACAAAATCTATGTGAGCATTTTCCGTGAGAAGGCGCAGGTCTATCGCCGGGTGTTGCGGCTGGATAAGCGCGCCAGCGTTCGGGACACCTTTTACTCGGAAGTTCTCGACCTGATCGCCGCATACGAGTGTGGATTTGGCGATGCTCTGGTTAGGTCTTTCAATGAAATGGGACGCAAGCTCACTTCTTGGGAGGTGGATGAGTTGTTTGCGAAGTTTGAGTCGCAAGCACACTGGGAACCATTGATTCAAAAAGCTCGCCAAAAAATGGCCAGTCGAGACCTTGCGTTTCGGGATGCCTTGCATCTCCAACTGCAAGAATATGTCACTCCGCTGAAGCGCGACGAATTTGAACGCTTTCTTGGGGAGAAAAGTAAGGAATTAGCGGAACGGCTCGAAGAAGCCAAAGACGTGATGAAGCGTCTGAAGGACCGCTAA
- a CDS encoding type II toxin-antitoxin system death-on-curing family toxin, with protein MAWVYLTIEQAIEIHRKTVDVSGGGSFGHLDIDKLEAVLQHMQNDEYYPTFDSKLTHLFFCACKFHCFEDGNKRIAITLCAQMLLSNGYLRSIHGFIRDSENISYHVAAGNISKELLGEWIEAVLCGVEDDEALKLKILTAISKGGI; from the coding sequence ATGGCTTGGGTGTATCTCACAATAGAGCAGGCCATTGAGATTCACAGGAAAACGGTGGACGTCAGCGGCGGAGGTTCGTTCGGTCATCTTGACATTGATAAGCTGGAGGCCGTCCTACAGCACATGCAGAACGATGAGTACTACCCGACCTTTGATAGCAAGCTGACACATTTGTTTTTCTGCGCATGCAAATTTCACTGTTTTGAGGATGGTAATAAGCGAATTGCCATTACGCTGTGTGCCCAAATGTTGCTCTCGAATGGCTATTTGCGAAGCATTCATGGATTTATCCGAGACTCAGAAAATATCAGCTACCATGTGGCTGCAGGCAACATTTCGAAGGAATTGCTCGGTGAGTGGATTGAGGCCGTCCTTTGTGGTGTTGAAGACGATGAAGCTTTGAAGCTGAAAATCCTCACTGCAATAAGTAAAGGAGGCATCTAG
- the hsdR gene encoding EcoAI/FtnUII family type I restriction enzme subunit R — MNEAETRAEHIDPALKAAGWGVVEGSRVLREYPITLGRIEGLGRRAKPLIADYVLVYRNHKLAVIEAKAWDEELTEGVAQAKHYAGKLAVRFTYATNGQGIYGVDMEAGREGEVSQYPTPDQLWNLTFAKQNAWRDRFSAVPFEDKGGSHPSRYYQDIAVERVLQAMTESKPRILLTLATGTGKTFIAFQISWKLFHSCWNLSREPSRRPRILFLADRNILANQAYNAFSAFPEDALVRIEPDDIRKKGKVPKNGSLFFTIFQTFMSGPGDTPYFGEYPPDFFDFIIIDECHRGGANDESNWRGILEYFAPAVQLGLTATPKRKDNVDTYAYFGEPVYIYSLKDGINDGFLTPFKVKQISTTLDEYVYTPDDQLIEGEIETKKRYTESDFNKIIEIKDREKKRVEIFMGQINQQEKTMVFCATQDHALAVRDLINQMKTSTDPNYCQRVTANDGGLGEQHLRDFQDNEKTIPTILTTSQKLSTGVDARNIRNIVLMRPINSMIEFKQIIGRGTRLYDRKDYFTIYDFVKAHHHFSDPEWDGEPIEPEPCKTCQQHPCICIKEPPPPCYVCGRLPCECDREPCPKCGKRPCKCKRKAKVKLADGKARTIQHMVVTTFWHPDGTPISARQFLEILFGKLPEFFRNEAELRALWSSPDTRTRLLEGLAEKGFSAEQMAEMQRIIDAENSDLFDVLAHVAYAMAPLTREERAARAKVEISAHFNHKQQAFLDFVLAQYVRVGVEELAQEKLSPLLKLKYHNAIADAVADLGRPEEIGKVFAGFQKYLYQPQIQRVL; from the coding sequence ATGAACGAAGCCGAGACTAGAGCCGAGCACATCGATCCTGCCCTTAAGGCTGCGGGGTGGGGCGTGGTCGAGGGGAGCCGCGTGTTGCGCGAGTATCCCATCACGCTTGGCCGGATCGAAGGTTTGGGACGGCGTGCGAAACCGCTGATTGCCGATTATGTGCTGGTCTATCGCAACCACAAGCTGGCCGTCATCGAAGCGAAAGCCTGGGACGAAGAACTGACTGAGGGGGTGGCACAGGCGAAGCATTATGCGGGGAAGCTGGCCGTTCGCTTCACCTATGCCACCAACGGACAAGGCATCTACGGCGTCGACATGGAGGCCGGCAGGGAAGGGGAGGTGTCGCAGTATCCCACGCCGGACCAGCTCTGGAACCTGACCTTCGCGAAACAAAATGCCTGGCGCGATCGCTTCTCCGCAGTCCCATTCGAAGATAAGGGCGGGTCGCACCCCAGCCGCTACTATCAGGACATTGCGGTTGAGCGCGTGTTGCAGGCAATGACAGAGAGCAAACCGCGCATTCTGCTCACGCTCGCCACCGGCACGGGGAAGACCTTCATCGCCTTTCAAATTTCCTGGAAGCTCTTTCACAGCTGTTGGAATCTGAGCCGCGAGCCATCACGTCGGCCACGTATCTTGTTTCTGGCCGACCGGAATATTCTGGCCAATCAGGCCTACAACGCCTTCTCCGCTTTTCCGGAGGATGCGCTGGTACGGATCGAGCCGGACGATATTCGGAAGAAGGGCAAGGTGCCGAAGAACGGGAGCCTATTCTTCACGATCTTCCAGACCTTCATGAGCGGACCAGGGGACACGCCATACTTTGGTGAGTATCCTCCTGACTTCTTCGACTTCATCATCATCGATGAGTGTCATCGGGGCGGGGCGAACGACGAAAGTAATTGGCGCGGCATTCTGGAGTACTTTGCCCCCGCTGTGCAGCTCGGTCTGACAGCCACGCCAAAACGTAAAGACAATGTGGATACCTACGCCTACTTCGGCGAACCGGTCTATATCTACTCGCTCAAGGACGGCATCAACGACGGTTTCTTGACTCCCTTCAAAGTGAAGCAAATCTCTACGACCCTTGACGAGTACGTCTATACACCTGACGACCAACTCATCGAGGGTGAGATCGAAACCAAGAAGCGCTACACGGAGAGCGACTTCAATAAAATCATCGAGATCAAAGATCGAGAAAAGAAGCGCGTCGAAATCTTCATGGGCCAGATCAACCAGCAGGAGAAGACGATGGTCTTCTGCGCCACGCAGGATCACGCGCTGGCCGTGCGAGACCTCATCAACCAGATGAAGACGAGCACAGACCCCAACTATTGTCAGCGAGTGACGGCCAACGACGGCGGACTCGGCGAACAACACCTCCGCGATTTTCAAGACAACGAAAAAACCATCCCAACGATCTTGACGACCTCGCAAAAACTTTCTACTGGGGTGGATGCCCGCAATATTCGCAACATCGTGCTGATGCGACCGATCAATTCGATGATCGAGTTCAAGCAGATCATCGGGCGTGGGACTCGGTTGTACGATAGGAAGGATTACTTCACGATCTACGATTTCGTGAAGGCTCACCACCACTTTAGTGATCCTGAATGGGATGGAGAGCCGATCGAGCCGGAACCCTGCAAAACATGCCAACAGCATCCCTGTATCTGCATCAAAGAACCTCCACCACCGTGCTATGTCTGCGGTCGACTGCCTTGCGAATGTGATCGGGAACCTTGCCCGAAGTGCGGCAAGCGACCCTGCAAGTGCAAACGGAAGGCGAAGGTGAAACTCGCCGACGGAAAAGCCCGTACCATCCAACACATGGTGGTGACTACCTTTTGGCATCCGGACGGCACGCCCATATCGGCGCGGCAATTCCTGGAAATACTGTTTGGGAAGCTCCCGGAATTTTTCCGGAACGAGGCCGAACTCCGCGCGCTCTGGAGTAGCCCCGATACACGCACCAGGCTGCTAGAGGGGCTTGCTGAAAAAGGGTTCAGTGCCGAACAGATGGCGGAGATGCAGCGCATCATCGATGCGGAGAACAGCGATCTCTTCGACGTGCTGGCTCATGTGGCTTACGCCATGGCTCCGCTCACACGCGAAGAACGCGCTGCTCGAGCCAAAGTAGAGATCAGCGCTCACTTCAACCACAAGCAGCAAGCCTTCTTGGACTTTGTTCTTGCTCAATATGTGAGGGTGGGTGTGGAGGAACTCGCACAAGAGAAGCTGTCGCCGTTACTGAAGCTCAAGTACCACAACGCCATCGCCGATGCCGTGGCCGATCTCGGCCGGCCCGAGGAGATCGGCAAGGTCTTCGCAGGGTTTCAGAAGTATTTGTATCAGCCACAGATCCAACGAGTCTTGTGA
- a CDS encoding type II toxin-antitoxin system RelE/ParE family toxin → MENIVRISGPAGLRLIKGFHDERLQGEWEGYRSSRLNAQYRVINKVEERASCGVIPPSSYFPAGT, encoded by the coding sequence ATGGAAAACATCGTGCGTATCTCCGGGCCGGCAGGTCTGCGCCTGATCAAGGGATTCCATGATGAACGTCTCCAGGGCGAATGGGAAGGGTATCGCTCGTCACGGCTGAATGCGCAGTATCGCGTGATCAACAAGGTTGAGGAGCGCGCGTCCTGCGGTGTCATCCCGCCGTCCTCGTATTTCCCGGCTGGGACGTGA
- a CDS encoding thioredoxin family protein codes for MSGIVQDVSDANYKEFTDSAGAVVAYGLATCEPCKAYDSILEATAAKFHEIKIGKAKMHVPGRCREIKKTHTFETYPTTHFFAHGKLLLTREGVVEPDELAALISDHLLK; via the coding sequence ATGAGCGGAATCGTCCAGGACGTCAGCGACGCCAACTACAAAGAATTCACCGACAGCGCCGGCGCGGTCGTCGCGTACGGCCTTGCCACCTGCGAGCCTTGCAAGGCCTACGATTCCATTCTTGAAGCGACCGCCGCGAAATTCCACGAGATCAAAATCGGCAAGGCCAAGATGCATGTGCCGGGCCGCTGTCGCGAGATCAAGAAGACCCACACGTTTGAAACATACCCCACCACACATTTCTTCGCGCATGGTAAATTATTGCTGACGCGCGAGGGAGTCGTTGAGCCGGACGAACTCGCCGCGCTCATTTCAGACCACTTACTCAAGTAG
- a CDS encoding redoxin domain-containing protein, translated as MSDVASEIKVGDTAPDFNLKDQDQKDVKLSDYKGKKNVVLCFYPLDWSPVCQGENKCLTDDFPKFQSANAELFGISCDSFFSHKAWADSLDLKHRLLSDVHRTTAKSYGLYFEPLNCSKRATVIVDKNGKVAYAKVQEIKTAREDKDILDALSKLN; from the coding sequence ATGAGCGACGTAGCATCGGAAATCAAGGTGGGCGATACAGCACCGGACTTCAATCTGAAGGATCAGGACCAAAAGGACGTGAAGTTGAGCGACTACAAAGGCAAGAAGAACGTCGTGCTCTGCTTCTATCCGTTGGATTGGAGCCCTGTGTGTCAGGGTGAAAACAAGTGCCTGACTGATGACTTTCCTAAATTCCAGTCTGCCAATGCGGAATTGTTCGGCATCAGCTGCGACAGCTTCTTTTCCCACAAAGCCTGGGCGGATTCGTTGGACCTGAAGCACCGCTTGTTGTCGGACGTACACCGGACGACCGCGAAGTCGTACGGACTGTATTTCGAGCCGCTGAACTGCTCCAAGCGCGCGACCGTGATCGTCGATAAGAACGGCAAGGTCGCCTATGCGAAGGTGCAGGAAATCAAGACCGCGCGCGAAGACAAGGACATCCTTGACGCGTTGTCGAAGCTGAACTAG